A single Cottoperca gobio chromosome 5, fCotGob3.1, whole genome shotgun sequence DNA region contains:
- the LOC115007783 gene encoding CTTNBP2 N-terminal-like protein translates to MLEFSKTSEGLMKSTLNMESLTKPELLMLFSILEGELEARDLVIDALKAQRKELFIQERYARYNLSDPFQALQRDSEAVGDQNKDQGCSSSTSNPLVVLKLVVSHCRRMQEKMLAQLAAAESRHRRVIADLEEEKRRHAEDTAEGDDVTYILEKERERLHQQLEFERSQVRRLEKEQRRITEQLEEERAQHKQLSCALAKECKWASARALEEGHRLTELSRKLDKEKESCQALRNELENESRRALRMEARVEEQLAEFDTEREQLRSRLKKEEAHCGQLQQQVEELKRKLEESVVTEAVTAPVQAEGKQWATKVPQRDTAVETITVEDIEEDRNQQHVQPEVNGHDCPMETNRHHGPNNALSENICEQNEDENSPIHQTQTPNSSSCTLPTSPCDSPVLAKRSPGSPSPGSYQSPYQAGINQRFHAARHKFQGTIDPEPQSQTAQTALPLSPKEIPPVASSPSLEASPVKQLARSTVTQVLSRFTTGQQSAAPKLAAANNSPFGTDYRSLAAPLSPVIGRAAGALPQGIRSPTIPRADRGNPPPIPPKKPGLTQAPPSPATVPRSASHFSDSPLSGSCGLTSSQEGVKELDMVVSSN, encoded by the exons GCCCAGCGTAAAGAGCTGTTCATCCAGGAGCGCTACGCCAGGTACAACCTCAGCGACCCCTTCCAGGCCTtgcagagagacagtgaggCCGTCGGGGACCAGAACAAAGACCAGGGCTgttcctcctctacctccaaCCCTCTGGTGGTTCTCAAGCTGGTGGTGAGCCACTGCAGGAGGATGCAGGAGAAGATGTTGGCCCAGCTGGCTGCAGCGGAAAGCAGGCACAGAAGG GTCATTGCGGAtctggaggaggaaaagaggaggcaCGCTGAGGACACGGCGGAGGGAGATGATGTCACTTACATcctggagaaggagagggagcgCTTACACCAACAG CTGGAGTTTGAGCGGAGCCAGGTGCGGCGGTTAGAAAAAGAACAGCGACGAATTACTGAGCAGCTCGAAGAAGAACGGGCTCAGCACAAACAGCTCTCCTGCGCTTTGGCCAAAGAGTGCAAGTGGGCAAGTGCCCGGGCTCTGGAGGAAGGTCACCGGCTGACCGAGCTGAGTCGTAAACTCGACAag GAGAAGGAGTCTTGTCAGGCCCTGAGGAACGAGCTGGAGAATGAGAGCAGGCGAGCTCTGAGAATGGAGGCGAGGGTGGAGGAGCAGCTGGCCGAGTTTGACACGGAGCGAGAGCAGCTCCGCTCACGTTTGAAGAAGGAGGAAGCTCACTGCGGTCAGCTGCAACAACAG GTAGAAGAGCTTAAGAGGAAGCTGGAGGAGAGCGTTGTTACGGAGGCCGTCACAGCTCCAGTCCAAGCAGAAGGAAAACAGTGGGCCACAAAAGTTCCGCAACGAGACACGGCGGTAGAAACGATTACAGTCGAGGACATCGAGGAAGACAGAAACCAGCAACATGTGCAGCCAGAGGTCAACGGTCACGACTGTCCGATGGAAACCAACAGGCACCACGGTCCAAACAACGCCCTCTCAGAGAACATCTGTGAACAGAATGAGGATGAAAATTCTCCAATTCATCAAACCCAGACACccaactcctcctcctgcactcTCCCTACTTCCCCCTGCGACTCGCCCGTCCTTGCCAAACGCTCACCAGGCAGCCCAAGCCCGGGTAGCTACCAGTCTCCCTACCAGGCCGGGATCAACCAGCGCTTCCACGCTGCTCGCCATAAGTTCCAGGGTACCATTGACCCAGAGCCTCAGTCCCAGACCGCACAGACGGCTCTCCCCCTCTCGCCAAAGGAAATACCCCCCGTGGCCAGTAGCCCCTCCCTAGAAGCCAGCCCAGTCAAGCAGCTGGCTCGGAGCACAGTCACTCAAGTGCTGTCTCGCTTCACCACCGGACAGCAGAGCGCCGCACCGAAGCTCGCAGCGGCGAACAATTCACCCTTCGGTACAGACTACCGCAGCCTGGCAGCGCCCTTGTCTCCGGTCATCGGAAGGGCCGCAGGGGCGCTTCCACAAGGGATCAGATCACCCACCATCCCCAGGGCAGACAGGGGCAACCCTCCACCCATCCCCCCTAAGAAGCCCGGCCTGACACAGGCCCCTCCCTCCCCGGCCACAGTGCCCAGGTCTGCCAGCCACTTCTCTGACAGCCCGCTCTCAGGCAGCTGTGGCCTCAcctccagccaggagggagtcAAAGAACTGGACATGGTGGTCTCTTCTAATTAA
- the LOC115007784 gene encoding protein Wnt-2b-A-like produces the protein MKGRNMFCLMKSRSLSDSSRAMRIKHGTKIQHHSKPISKIYFIFILLLLIFTPRVDSSWWYIGALGARVICDNIPGLVNKQRQLCQRHPDMMQSIGEGAKEWIKECQHQFRHHRWNCSTLDRDHTVFGRVMLRSSREAAFVYAISSAGVVYAITRACSQGELKICNCDGHKRGRASDDRGNFDWGGCSDNINYGIKFAKAFVDARERMVKDARALMNLHNNRCGRMAVKRFMKLECKCHGVSGSCSLRTCWLAMSDFRRSGDYLRKKYNSAIEVTMNQDGTGFMVADKDFKGTTKNELVYVENSPDYCLTDRTAGSLGTSGRVCNKSSRGTDGCEVMCCGRGYDTMRVKRVTKCECKFKWCCAVECNDCEDLVDVHTCKPHKRPDWLDIT, from the exons ATGAAAGgaagaaacatgttttgtctGATGAAATCTCGGAGTTTATCAGACAGCAGCAGGGCTATGAGGATCAAACATGGGACAAAAATCCAACATCACTCCAAACCCATctctaaaatatatttcatttttatccTGCTCCTGCTCATTTTCACACCGAGAGTGGATTCATCGTGGTG gtacATCGGAGCGCTAGGTGCTCGGGTGATCTGCGACAACATTCCCGGCCTGGTGAACAAGCAGCGGCAGCTGTGCCAGCGGCACCCGGACATGATGCAGTCCATCGGTGAGGGAGCCAAAGAGTGGATCAAAGAGTGCCAGCACCAGTTCAGGCACCACCGCTGGAACTGCAGCACGCTGGACCGGGACCACACCGTGTTTGGCAGGGTGATGCTGCGAA GTAGCCGTGAAGCGGCGTTCGTGTATGCCATCTCTTCGGCAGGAGTGGTATACGCCATCACCAGGGCCTGCAGTCAGGGGGAGCTAAAGATCTGCAACTGCGACGGCCACAAGCGAGGGCGAGCCAGCGACGACAGGGGCAATTTCGACTGGGGCGGATGCAGCGACAACATCAACTACGGCATAAAATTTGCAAAGGCCTTCGTAGATGCTCGAGAGAGGATGGTGAAAGACGCTCGTGCACTGATGAACCTGCACAACAACCGGTGCGGTCGGATG GCAGTGAAGCGCTTTATGAAGCTGGAGTGCAAGTGTCACGGGGTCAGTGGCTCCTGTTCTCTGAGGACCTGCTGGCTGGCGATGTCTGACTTCAGGAGAAGTGGCGACTACCTTCGCAAGAAGTACAACTCAGCCATCGAGGTGACCATGAACCAGGACGGGACGGGCTTTATGGTGGCTGACAAGGACTTCAAGGGAACCACCAAGAACGAGTTAGTGTACGTCGAGAACTCGCCAGATTACTGTCTCACGGACCGCACAGCAG GCTCCTTGGGCACATCAGGCAGAGTGTGCAACAAGTCCTCCAGAGGCACAGACGGCTGTGAGGTCATGTGCTGCGGGCGGGGCTACGACACCATGCGTGTTAAACGTGTCACCAAGTGCGAGTGCAAGTTCAAGTGGTGCTGCGCTGTGGAGTGCAACGACTGCGAGGACCTGGTGGACGTTCACACCTGCAAGCCCCACAAGCGACCTGATTGGCTGGACATAACCTAA
- the st7l gene encoding suppressor of tumorigenicity 7 protein-like has product MEDTAGSNPQSLGFTEKLKSWLSWSWTYVCFIWFGMVLIMIYVLWSPLKLQETLTSASVFLNTLTPKFYVALTGTSSLISGLILIFEWWYFRKYGTSFIEQVSVSHLRPLLGGVESSSTTGLFASVNGEAEPRPSVSECKVWRNPLNLFRGAEYNRYTWVTGKEPLTYYDMNLSAQDHQTFFTGDTPQLRPEDAVMQKAWRERNPQARIRAAYQAIEMNQECAAAYVLLAEEEATTITEAERLFKKALSIAGKDINLLVYIKRRLAMCARKLGRIKEAVKMMRDLMKEFPLLGMLNIHENLLEALLELQAYADVQAVLAKYDDISLPKSATICYTSALLKARAVSDKFSPEAASRRGLSTAEMNAVEAIHRAVEFNPHVPKYLLEMKSLILPPEHILKRGDSEAVAYAFFHLQHWKRAEGALNLLHCTWEGTFRIIPYPLEKGHLFYPYPGCTETADRELLPSFHEVSVYPKKELPFFILFTAGLCSFTAMLAMLTHQFPELMGVFAKAFFSTLFAPLGFFADKMENFMPSSFWHQLTRI; this is encoded by the exons ATGGAGGACACCGCTGGCAGTAATCCCCAATCTCTCGGATTTACAGAGAAATTAAAGTCTTGGCTCTCTTGGTCATGGACCTACGTGTGCTTCATTTGGTTCGGCATGGTCCTGATCATGATATACGTCCTATGGAGCCCGCTGAAACTGCAGGAAACTCTTACCTCAG ccTCAGTGTTTTTGAATACACTGACCCCCAAATTCTATGTAGCTCTCACTGGaacctcctctctcatctctggaCTCATCCTT ATATTTGAGTGGTGGTATTTTCGTAAATATGGGACCTCGTTCATTGAACAAGTGTCAGTGAGCCACCTGCGTCCTCTTCTGGGTGGAGTGGAGAGCAGCTCCACCACTGGTCTATTCGCATCAGTTAATGGAGAGGCAGAGCCTAGGCCCAGTGTTTCAG AGTGTAAGGTCTGGAGGAACCCTTTGAATCTGTTCAGAGGAGCAGAATACAACAG GTACACCTGGGTGACAGGGAAGGAGCCCTTAACATACTATGATATGAACCTGTCTGCTCAAGACCATCAGACCTTCTTCACAGGAGACACGCCGCAATTAAGGCCAGAAGATGCCG TGATGCAGaaagcctggagagagagaaatcctCAAGCCAGGATCAGAGCAGCCTACCAGGCCATCGAAATGAACCAAGA ATGTGCTGCAGCCTATGTGCTCCTAGCAGAGGAAGAAGCCACAACCATCACAGAAGCTGAACGCCTCTTCAAAAAAGCACTAAGTATCG CTGGAAAAGATATCAACTTACTGGTGTACATTAAACGCAGACTGGCAATGTGTGCACGTAAACTGGGCCGGATTAAAGAAGCGGTGAAAATGATGAGAGAT TTAATGAAGGAGTTCCCTCTGTTGGGAATGTTAAATATACACGAAAACCTCTTGGAGGCACTTCTAGAGCTTCAGGCATATGCTGATGTCCAAGCAGTCCTTGCCAAATACGATG aCATCAGCTTGCCAAAATCAGCCACTATATGCTACACATCTGCACTGTTGAAAGCACGGGCTGTATCAGATAA GTTCTCTCCAGAGGCGGCGTCACGGCGAGGGCTAAGCACAGCAGAGATGAACGCTGTGGAGGCCATACACAGAGCTGTTGAGTTCAATCCACACGTGCCAAAG TACTTATTAGAGATGAAGAGCCTGATCCTCCCTCCAGAGCACATCTTGAAGAGGGGTGACAGCGAGGCAGTGGCGTATGCTTTCTTCCACCTGCAGCACTGGAAGAGGGCAGAGGGAGCCTTAAACCTACTACACTGCACCTGGGAAGGCA CCTTCCGGATAATTCCCTACCCACTGGAGAAGGGTCACCTGTTTTACCCCTACCCAGGATGCACAGAAACAGCAGATAGAGAACTGCTGCCCT catTCCACGAGGTGTCTGTGTACCCGAAGAAAGAGCTTcccttcttcatcctcttcacaGCAGGCCTTTGCTCCTTCACTGCCATGCTGGCCATGCTCACACATCAGTTCCCTGAGCTCATGGGTGTCTTTGCCAAAGCA ttCTTCAGCACACTGTTTGCACCGCTGGGTTTCTTCGCAGACAAGATGGAAAACTTCATGCCGTCCAGTTTTTGGCACCAGCTGACTCGAATCTga